Proteins from a single region of Drosophila biarmipes strain raj3 chromosome 3R, RU_DBia_V1.1, whole genome shotgun sequence:
- the LOC108024183 gene encoding uncharacterized protein LOC108024183 isoform X1 yields the protein MADQVAHTKETDAEEPLVNGELPSGEETPPCCHVMSLSAMDVDADADVDVDADADAEATSCSTSQLNPSPPPAGVQQAKPARSSSPPCHLLERLNFPEGNIINTLHTILALPPFDPYAPAPKAETVYKEVVSLMQWSQREDNAIELELSDKLLHECEHKVGDPNDETRSYLMAIENMRLFSEDPKNPLRDADGQLRAITLYFQNLAFIFVKHRKEEFFTFCSCKECLEYRETIMAIMMDQFKAAHMVVMLLDVLIKAYSPMLKNDAAYNKFEKLLECNKEIYWITSGYLYDKNAEYLDFIDDTAISDNMILVLFSAILMANNPMLLLQILAYNVECIVKAFSEGMIEIAQNIQENEKISAERMLTYILDGYSDLNCISQKISLSLFAFENDFLRKFKLSWVLLCQRLFQQHVFTPLADTMLACILSLKEAAPSAQTTALIKRYMLFDEHMHSIERRWTDIWIELNKFNLSPTEHERRMGLLDVYNIFDKVVLDATSFSLPDISDDEFIDFQRIVDRQLAWKNIMAFTKLKWPDGFYDPPNKLVHEDLCKKCNSLLEHHNENCKCITCSIAGTPLRPRQAGHCAKCTTLGIVEKDPKLMKSKILSTCTSDEAKHNAAMAATSSSAAAQQQQRRSSDLPEDESPSGSGGSSSGSVFRRQAEQTDTLRTTYHIAWAVFQHLTTRKRYRHESIEAQYFCGENCRVSACQLARKILANQLSPPLTKYLLRCFQPLSFTREELRSTLPSLMFFNRKLAPSPAELQELRNQHYVYKTYWTFVLSIYANFFVKFNSSSTDFGHLELLKGDLRLRLNSVIGDKDDGRFEQFLAQVIGYSPFKITDDFTLGDANIEKMQFGVDQLMMLHDSQIIKRTKPDSTTGLSGAKSKAGESNLSQSGGRNGDAAGNKKSKEKMRKCCADYADIGEPCKENHSKKRVKKECNHARFNETRDRLRKKLSQIVNDRKTKSTEEAPPSKAKSSMPEPAAVPAPVAIPPKRPPKAESLPPNQPPSLKVFATAQLNSSSNPRKMPPAAAAAAAAALNEIGDQEEQEGDNSLLRLDSLCKRLQMHTDATDASAAATAAEAAAAVAAFKRGGGFPADYSKEDMMQDFAEFLGTYTYTREQDQQRWINETLNFIEGKSQQPQTANPKKAAKKAKQKMRKEEEKRIKELEDLRGQFLDIYFKEFIDKYEMKALTAAGGRKREKKRIGELEANIKNLQRAKAKVETVILELIATVKQTNNEFKFSYLPTKQQQLAKMAQLEEILNGVTTAPAVETVKQAPPQSAPQYPEFNSSSAYYSPQGLGQQNTPVCFAPPQQSQHPPQLSRDVIAAMAANSITADPSKRIVTIRRVQLPHPGAEQQVTVVAKGSAPHEDKLLYTFVNGHMVASGPAQPEETAPTPVAVPAPAPSIPEKSAKAKKKEAKRAAAAAAAAAAAEAEAAAAAAAEAAAAAAAQKEGKLKNKKQAKKSAVAVATASSSTASSNSSKTQTPQSTRESSVCSVKPKTAPKKPAAKPPKVVEVAPAPDPEPEPPKRQKRLKSRLDPGQLENNPFKSLHMQDSSEGEWETGSESEDGEEVPAPAPPPIRQQPKLPAAPAPKPVAPPVVTKAKPAPAPVTAPVKKAKEAPQKQQASSQPAKVQAPAKGKSSAPAGKSNPPQQQYQQEKVPPAKSQSQRPVESTKKQKQAPGNLESNRSAPSQAPAKTHQQTRGGRGNGRTKPSTGGQQQQQVQQHSNPHPAEAGAPPKRSQRGKRGHRQKQEDLSGIPHNMGYFNPNEVAIPPPQTGSYASSLTQQMQHLRIGQSGGSSGSKQASQSPNCSIMDQLNRGVQVEHLSLPPGITLTKVDPAKSEQLRQKSESIRLLSKPLAEQQQLPQQHHFQQPSHLLSSYYGAAGAAGMDPNGVIMVEANPRPNRNSQAPSAPPNVAAAASAASASGKSSRRRRRNRGKSGGGGCANIGSSGAANKQRSGGGGGGSGSADSQKPAVSPATIEANASGNIITLRNPMFHQGNGPVAGGGMMPPNPNPMPPVRNFPAGLPVAPPMAMDQPAAIIKNENGMFTIRNPALHQAVTNGLAMGGYRQFGSNVNYYTPQEAVAEAARATQQKQQHQQSTAATVVGSSNTSNFSYFSSGSASGNSSGSSNGGNGTHNNISISCTNVPPSNAESGGNSPGRLVGDAAVIARPKQSQKCLSAIGSELKQKAKDSKWTGYGQQQQSTSDYNSAGAGGGVPLQEKYQQSSYYNGFEVFSAAAAAASQGPGSGGGSSECHMHHSCGDDSPPPTITGFNSYLEGIPNTGVIRYDDAAFLKNLIPGQHLNNEVSIHNISESNFTRNNASPSPHHVEITSVFGGRVRSANAYDPQQQQQPGPGANYCDSVAADYGSDSHLFVQNNLLTRMPQPPAPPDPFGYDFDPSVVPGGGSKAASVASDLNEFLRRSPLSQRTSPYSQDESAAALETFVQNMSALQIASDAEQCSRLNGTAVGGGPGDVPSADATAGGGAANAAAAWW from the exons ATGGCCGATCAGGTGGCGCACACCAAAGAAACGGATGCGGAGGAGCCGCTGGTGAATGGCGAACTGCCATCGGGGGAGGAGACGCCTCCCTGCTGCCATGTGATGTCCCTGTCCGCCATGGACGTGGACGCTGACGCCGATGTTGATGTAGATGCGGACGCGGATGCGGAGGCCACATCCTGCTCCACTTCCCAGTTGAATCCGTCGCCACCGCCTGCTGGTGTCCAACAGGCGAAGCCGGCACGGAGCAGCTCACCGCCATGCCATCTCCTGGAGCGGCTCAACTTCCCCGAGGGCAACATCATCAACACGCTGCACACGATCCTCGCACTGCCGCCCTTCGATCCCTACGCCCCCGCCCCCAAGGCGGAGACGGTCTACAAGGAGGTGGTGTCGCTGATGCAGTGGAGCCAGCGGGAGGACAACGCCATCGAGCTGGAGCTCAGCGACAAGCTGCTCCACGAGTGCGAGCACAAGGTCGGCGATCCCAACGATGAGACGCGGTCGTACTTG ATGGCCATCGAGAACATGCGTCTCTTCTCTGAGGATCCGAAGAATCCGCTGCGTGACGCCGACGGACAGCTGCGTGCAATTACG CTATATTTCCAGAATCTTGCCTTCATATTTGTGAAACACCGGAAGGAGGAGTTCTTCACATTTTGTTCCTGCAAGGAATGTCTCGAATACCGCGAAACCATCATGGCCATCATGATGGATCAATTTAAGGCTGCGCACATGGTGGTCATGTTGCTGGACGTACTGATCAAGGCCTACAGCCCCATGTTGAA AAACGATGCTGCCTACAATAAGTTTGAGAAGCTGCTCGAATGCAACAAGGAGATCTACTGGATTACTAGCGGCTATCTCTACGATAAGAATGCCGAATATCTCGATTTTATTGATGATACAGCGATCTCCGATAATATGATATTAGTGCTATTCAGCGCCAT CTTGATGGCCAACAATCCCATGTTGCTGCTACAAATACTCGCCTATAATGTTGAATGCATTGTGAAGGCATTCTCCGAGGGCATGATCGAGATTGCCCAGAATATACAGGAGAACGAGAAGATTTCTGCAGAAAGGATGCTGACAT ACATTCTGGACGGCTACTCCGATCTGAATTGCATCTCGCAGAAGATCTCCCTCAGCCTGTTTGCGTTTGAGAACGATTTTCTGCGCAAGTTCAAGCTCTCGTGGGTGCTGCTGTGCCAACGCCTGTTCCAGCAACATGTGTTCACGCCCCTGGCGGACACCATGCTGGCCTGCATTCTGTCCTTAAAGGAGGCGGCTCCCTCGGCCCAGACGACGGCGCTGATCAAGCGGTACATGCTGTTCGACGAGCACATGCACTCCATCGAGCGGCGCTGGACGGACATCTGGATCGAGCTGAACAAGTTCAACTTGTCGCCCACGGAACACGAGCGCCGGATGGGCCTGCTGGATGTGTACAACATATTCGACAAGGTCGTCCTGGACGCCACCTCGTTCTCGCTGCCGGACATCAGCGACGACGAGTTCATCGACTTCCAGCGCATCGTGGATCGCCAGCTGGCCTGGAAGAACATCATGGCCTTCACAAAGCTGAAGTGGCCCGACGGCTTCTACGATCCGCCCAATAAGCTGGTGCACGAGGATCTCTGCAAGAAGTGCAATTCGCTTCTCGAGCACCATAACGA GAACTGTAAATGCATAACTTGCTCCATCGCCGGCACTCCTTTGCGACCGCGACAAGCGGGCCATTGTGCCAAGTGCACAACGCTCGGCATTGTCGAGAAGGATCCCAAGCTGATGAAGTCCAAGATCCTCAGCACCTGCACCAGTGACGAGGCTAAGCACAATGCGGCTATGGCGGCCACCTCGAGCTCCGCCGccgcgcagcagcagcagcgacgcTCCAGCGATCTCCCGGAGGATGAGTCACCATCCGgaagcggcggcagcagcagcggatCGGTGTTCCGGCGACAGGCGGAGCAGACCGATACCCTGCGAACCACATATCACATCGCATGGGCGGTGTTCCAGCACCTGACAACCAGAAAGCGCTACCGCCACGAGTCGATCGAGGCGCAGTACTTCTGCGGTGAGAACTGTCGGGTCTCCGCCTGCCAGCTGGCCAGGAAAATCCTGGCCAACCAGCTGTCACCGCCGCTGACCAAGTATCTGCTGCGCTGCTTCCAGCCGCTGTCGTTCACGCGGGAGGAGCTGCGCTCCACGCTGCCCTCGTTGATGTTCTTCAACCGCAAGCTGGCCCCGAGTCCCGCCGAGCTGCAGGAGCTGCGGAACCAGCACTACGTGTACAAAACCTACTGGACCTTCGTCCTCTCCATTTACGCCAACTTCTTTGTGAAATTCAACTCGAGCAGCACGGACTTTGGTCACCTGGAACTGCTCAAGGGGGATCTTCGCCTGCGGCTGAACAGTGTAATTGGTGACAAGGACGACGGTCGGTTCGAGCAGTTCTTGGCCCAGGTTATTGG TTACTCACCTTTCAAAATCACAGACGA TTTTACGCTGGGCGATGCCAACATAGAGAAGATGCAATTTGGAGTGGATCAGCTCATGATGTTGCACGACTCGCAAATAAT AAAACGCACTAAACCAGATAGCACTACGGGTCTATCGGGTGCCAAATCCAAGGCTGGAGAGTCGAACTTGTCGCAATCGGGAGGCAGAAATGGCGATGCGGCAGGCAACAAGAAGAGCAAGGAAAAGATGCGAAAAT GCTGCGCCGACTATGCGGATATTGGTGAGCCCTGCAAGGAGAATCACTCGAAGAAGCGTGTCAAAAAGGAGTGCAACCATGCGCGCTTCAATGAGACGCGCGACCGTCTACGTAAGAAGCTCTCTCAGATTGTGAACGACCGGAAGACCAAGTCCACGGAGGAGGCACCGCCTTCTAAGGCTAAGTCCTCCATGCCGGAGCCAGCTGCTGTGCCCGCGCCGGTAGCGATCCCACCGAAGCGGCCGCCCAAGGCCGAATCCCTTCCGCCGAACCAGCCGCCAAGCCTGAAAGTGTTCGCCACAGCACAACTGAATTCCTCCAGCAATCCTCGTAAGATGCCAccggcagctgctgcagcggctgcggctgctctGAACGAGATTGGTgaccaggaggagcaggagggcGACAACAGTCTGCTGCGCCTGGACAGCCTCTGCAAGCGGCTTCAGATGCACACAGATGCCACGGATGCCTCCGCTGCGGCAACGGCGGCCGAAGCTGCGGCTGCTGTGGCCGCTTTCAAACGAGGAGGCGGCTTTCCGGCGGACTACAGCAAGGAGGACATGATGCAGGACTTTGCCGAGTTCCTGGGCACATATACCTACACCCGGGAACAGGACCAACAGCGCTGGATAAACGAGACCCTCAATTTTATCGAGGGAAAGTCCCAGCAGCCGCAGACCGCCAACCCGAAGAAGGCTGCCAAGAAGGCCAAGCAGAAGATGCGCAAGGAGGAGGAAAAGCGCATTAAGGAACTGGAGGACCTCCGCGGACAGTTCCTTGACATCTACTTCAAGGAGTTCATCGACAAGTACGAAATGAAGGCGCTGACGGCTGCAGGCGGCCGGAAAAGGGAGAAAAAGCGCATCGGCGAGCTGGAGGCCAACATCAAGAACTTGCAGCGGGCCAAGGCTAAGGTGGAGACGGTGATCCTCGAACTAATTGCCACCGTCAAGCAGACGAACAACGAGTTCAAGTTCTCCTACCTGCCCACGAAGCAGCAACAGCTCGCCAAGATGGCCCAGCTGGAGGAAATCCTTAATGGAGTCACGACCGCTCCGGCTGTCGAGACTGTTAAGCAGGCACCGCCACAGTCTGCGCCGCAGTATCCAGAGTTCAATAGTAGCAGCGCCTATTATTCACCGCAGGGATTAGGGCAGCAGAATACGCCCGTGTGCTTCGCTCCTCCCCAGCAGTCGCAACATCCGCCTCAACTCTCACGGGATGTGATTGCCGCCATGGCGGCCAACTCCATCACTGCCGATCCCTCCAAGCGCATTGTGACCATACGCCGGGTGCAGCTGCCCCATCCGGGCGCCGAGCAGCAGGTGACAGTGGTGGCCAAGGGCAGTGCTCCGCACGAGGACAAGCTGCTGTACACCTTCGTCAACGGTCATATGGTGGCTTCGGGTCCGGCTCAGCCGGAAGAAACTGCTCCTACCCCCGTGGCGGTTCCGGCTCCAGCGCCCAGTATTCCCGAGAAGAGCGCTAAGGCCAAGAAGAAAGAGGCTAAGcgagctgcagcagcggcggcggcagcagcagcggcggagGCAGAAgctgcagcggcggcggcagcggaagcagcagcagctgcggcggcgCAGAAGGAAGGCAAGCTGAAAAACAAGAAGCAAGCGAAGAAGTCAGCCGTTGCTGTGGCCACCGCATCGAGTTCCACTGCGAGCAGCAACTCCTCCAAGACTCAGACGCCGCAGAGCACGCGCGAGAGTTCGGTGTGCAGTGTGAAGCCAAAGACTGCACCCAAGAAGCCGGCTGCCAAGCCACCCAAGGTGGTTGAAGTTGCGCCGGCGCCCGATCCAGAGCCGGAGCCACCGAAGAGGCAGAAGCGTCTTAAGTCGAGGCTGGACCCTGGCCAGCTGGAAAACAATCCGTTCAAGTCGCTGCACATGCAGGATTCGTCGGAGGGCGAGTGGGAAACTGGCAGTGAGTCGGAAGATGGCGAGGAAGTCCCAGCACCAGCGCCGCCGCCAATAAGGCAGCAGCCCAAATTGCCAGCTGCTCCTGCGCCCAAGCCAGTTGCTCCTCCAGTGGTCAcaaaggcgaagccagcaccagcaccagtgACCGCTCCCGTCAAGAAGGCTAAGGAGGCCCCGCAAAAGCAGCAGGCGTCGTCGCAGCCTGCCAAGGTCCAGGCCCCTGCAAAAGGCAAGTCTTCTGCACCCGCTGGTAAGTCCAATCCACCACAGCAACAGTATCAGCAGGAAAAGGTGCCGCCTGCCAAGAGCCAGTCGCAGCGTCCAGTAGAATCCACAAAAAAGCAGAAGCAGGCTCCTGGAAATCTCGAATCCAATCGCAGCGCTCCAAGTCAGGCACCTGCAAAGACTCACCAGCAGACGCGGGGTGGACGGGGCAATGGTCGGACCAAGCCCTCAACTGGTggtcaacagcagcaacaggtcCAGCAGCACTCCAACCCTCATCCAGCTGAGGCGGGCGCTCCTCCAAAGAGATCGCAGCGCGGCAAGCGCGGACATCGCCAAAAGCAGG AGGATCTCTCCGGCATTCCACACAACATGGGCTATTTCAATCCCAACGAAGTTGCCATACCTCCGCCGCAAACTGGAAGCTATGCCAGCAGCCTGACCCAGCAGATGCAGCACTTGCGCATCGGCCAGTCAGGTGGCAGTTCCGGTTCGAAGCAGGCATCGCAGTCTCCCAACTGTAGCATCATGGACCAGCTGAACCGGGGAGTGCAGGTGGAGCACCTCTCTCTGCCGCCTGGCATCACGCTCACCAAGGTGGACCCAGCCAAGAGCGAGCAGTTGCGTCAGAAGAGCGAGTCCATTCGACTGCTGTCCAAGCCTCTggccgagcagcagcagctgccacaACAGCATCACTTCCAGCAGCCATCGCACCTTCTGTCGAGCTACTACGGAGCAGCCGGAGCCGCTGGCATGGATCCCAACGGTGTAATCATGGTTGAGGCCAATCCGCGGCCAAATCGCAATAGCCAAGCTCCATCTGCTCCTCCAAACGTGGCTGCAGCGGCGTCGGCGGCAAGTGCCAGCGGGAAATCCTCTAGGCGCCGCCGTCGCAACCGTGGAAAGTCTGGTGGTGGAGGTTGCGCCAACATTGGTAGCTCTGGAGCAGCCAACAAGCAGCGAtcgggaggaggaggaggcggaagTGGTTCTGCGGATAGCCAAAAACCAGCGGTGTCGCCAGCCACTATTGAAGCCAATGCCAGTGGCAATATTATCACCCTGCGCAATCCAATGTTCCACCAGGGCAATGGGCCAGTGGCCGGCGGCGGTATGATGCCACCCAATCCCAACCCGATGCCGCCAG TGCGAAACTTTCCCGCCGGTCTTCCCGTTGCTCCACCCATGGCCATGGATCAACCTGCCGCAATCATCAAGAACGAGAACGGCATGTTCACCATACGCAATCCGGCGCTCCACCAGGCGGTGACCAATGGCTTGGCCATGGGCGGCTACCGGCAGTTCGGCAGCAATGTCAACTACTACACGCCCCAGGAAGCTGTGGCCGAGGCAGCACGAGCCacgcagcagaagcagcagcaccagcagtcCACTGCTGCCACAGTTGTCGGCAGCAGCAATACCTCGAATTTCTCCTACTTCTCCAGTGGATCGGCCAGTGGCAACAGCAGCGGAAGCAGCAACGGCGGCAACGGGACGCACAACAATATCAGTATTAGCTGTACCAATGTTCCCCCGAGCAACGCCGAGAGCGGAGGCAACAGTCCTGGCCGACTGGTTGGCGATGCGGCGGTGATTGCCCGTCCCAAGCAGTCGCAGAAGTGTCTCTCGGCCATTGGCAGTGAGCTGAAGCAAAAGGCCAAGGACAGCAAGTGGACGGGCtatggccagcagcagcagtcgacGTCGGATTACAATTCGGCGGGGGCAGGAGGCGGCGTTCCCTTGCAGGAGAAGTACCAGCAGTCGAGCTACTACAACGGCTTCGAGGTGTTCTCAGCGGCAGCTGCCGCAGCCTCACAGGGTCCTGGCAGCGGCGGTGGATCGAGCGAATGCCACATGCATCACAGCTGTGGCGACGACTCTCCGCCGCCCACCATCACCGGTTTCAATTCCTACCTGGAGGGCATCCCGAACACCGGGGTCATTCGCTACGACGACGCCGCTTTCCTCAAGAACTTGATACCGGGCCAGCATCTCAACAACGAG GTCTCCATACACAATATATCGGAGTCCAACTTCACGCGCAACAACGCGTCTCCATCGCCGCACCACGTGGAGATCACCAGCGTATTTGGCGGCCGGGTGCGTTCCGCGAACGCCTACGAtcctcagcagcagcagcagccgggTCCAGGAGCCAACTACTGCGACAGCGTGGCCGCCGACTACGGCAGTG ATTCCCACCTCTTCGTCCAGAACAATCTGCTGACGCGCATGCCACAGCCGCCGGCGCCACCGGATCCCTTTGGCTACGACTTCGACCCCTCGGTGGTGCCGGGCGGCGGATCGAAGGCGGCCAGCGTCGCCAGCGACCTGAACGAATTCCTGCGCCGCAGTCCGCTGAGCCAGCGCACCTCGCCGTACAGCCAGGACGAGAGTGCCGCCGCCCTGGAGACGTTCGTCCAGAACATGAGCGCGCTGCAGATCGCGAGCGATGCCGAGCAGTGCTCGCGGCTCAACGGGACGGCTGTCGGTGGAGGACCGGGCGATGTCCCCTCGGCGGATGCCACCGCCGGCGGAGGAGCCGCCAACGCGGCCGCCGCCTGGTGGTGA